In Etheostoma spectabile isolate EspeVRDwgs_2016 chromosome 20, UIUC_Espe_1.0, whole genome shotgun sequence, the following are encoded in one genomic region:
- the flvcr2a gene encoding choline/ethanolamine transporter flvcr2a isoform X3, which translates to MGEDTRASQDRNAQSSLDNVPHLGAGGPDAVAQIECCSIPNGDSGSAANTRLYKKRWMIVLLFSAYSLSNAYQWIQYGIINNVMMKFYNVEAFSIDWLSMIYMLTYIPFIFPVTWLLDKKGLRVTALLANALNCAGTWIKVASANPNLFGVTMLGQLASSLAQVFILGMPSRLASVWFGADEVSTACSIGVFGNQMGIAIGFLLPPILVPNVDDINELENHIRIMFYISAGVATLIFILVVIVFQERPEIPPTQAQAHARNIPPGEYSYTASVLRLLRNKPFMLLVVTYGLNVGCFYAISTLLNQMIIEQYPGEEVNAGRIGLTIVVAGMAGSIICGIWLDKTKTYKQTTLAVYLLSLIGMLVYTFTLNLGHLWVVFVTAGVLGFFMTGYLPLGFEFAVELTYPESEGTSSGLLNCSAQIFGIIFTISQGKIIDRWGTLAGNIFLSSFLLIGTVLTGFIKSNLRRQKANLQQSEVQAVSPTGSVSSM; encoded by the exons ATGGGAGAAGATACTCGGGCATCGCAGGATAGAAACGCGCAGAGTTCATTGGACAATGTGCCACATTTGGGAGCGGGGGGTCCAGATGCCGTGGCGCAAATTGAATGCTGCAGCATCCCAAACGGGGACAGCGGCTCCGCCGCCAACACGCGTTTGTACAAGAAGCGCTGGATGATCGTGTTACTGTTCAGCGCATATTCCCTGAGCAACGCGTACCAATGGATCCAGTACGGGATCATCAACAACGTAATGATGAAGTTCTACAACGTGGAAGCCTTCTCTATAGACTGGCTGTCCATGATCTACATGCTCACCTACATCCCATTCATCTTCCCGGTCACCTGGCTCCTGGATAAGAAAGGGCTGCGGGTCACAGCGCTGCTGGCCAACGCGCTCAACTGCGCCGGGACATGGATCAAGGTGGCCAGTGCCAATCCAAACTTGTTCGGGGTGACCATGCTCGGACAGCTCGCAAGTTCCCTTGCCCAGGTGTTCATCCTCGGGATGCCCTCCCGCCTGGCGTCCGTCTGGTTCGGCGCGGATGAGGTTTCCACCGCCTGCTCCATCGGAGTTTTTGGGAATCAG ATGGGTATCGCCATTGGGTTCCTGCTCCCACCCATCCTTGTGCCTAATGTGGATGATATCAATGAGCTGGAAAACCACATCAGAATCATGTTCTACATCAGCGCAGGAGTTGCCACCCTCATCTTTATCCTTGTGGTCATTG TGTTTCAAGAGAGACCGGAGATCCCTCCCACCCAGGCCCAGGCTCATGCCAGGAACATCCCCCCCGGCGAGTACTCGTACACAGCTTCTGTCTTGAGGCTGCTGCGCAACAAGCCCTTTATGCTCCTGGTGGTCACTTACG GGCTGAACGTCGGCTGCTTCTATGCTATTTCCACACTGTTGAATCAGATGATCATCGAACAATATCCT GGTGAAGAAGTGAATGCTGGGAGAATTGGGCTGACTATTGTTGTTGCTGGCATGGCGGGGTCCATCATATGTGGCATTTGGCTGGACAAGACCAAAACATACAA ACAAACCACCTTGGCCGTATATCTCCTCTCTCTGATTGGGATGCTGGTTTACACCTTCACCCTCAACCTGGGTCACCTGTGGGTGGTGTTTGTCACAGCTGGAGTTTTAGG CTTCTTCATGACAGGATATCTACCTCTGGGCTTTGAGTTTGCAGTAGAGCTTACCTATCCAGAATCAGAGGGAACCTCGTCTGGACTGCTTAACTGTTCAGCTCAG ATCTTTGGAATCATTTTCACCATCTCCCAAGGGAAGATTATTGATAGATGGGGCACTTTAGCAGGAAACATCTTCCTGAGTAGCTTCCTGCTAATAGGAACAGTTCTGACAG GATTCATCAAGTCCAACCTCCGACGCCAGAAGGCCAATCTACAACAGTCTGAGGTGCAGGCAGTGAGT CCTACAGGCTCTGTGTCATCGATGTAG
- the fosaa gene encoding proto-oncogene c-Fos isoform X2 has product MSVEDTPFVPTVTAISSTPDFQWMVQPTIITSVSPSLGSKQANEPQSSHQATPKVGGNKGKNVVRKGKTEQLSPEEEEKKRIRRERNKMAAAKCRNRRRELTDTLQTETDKLEEEKAALETEIANLLKEKERLEFILATHKPGCQISDELESIFQEPTGSPGLPPSPDEDRLPEDGTQEAPSLQDMDIPSDPSTAISGNSNILLCASAEINICDLESSLDIKEELLENMLPSLEEKTPMETARSVPDIDLSSSLGVSDWETLYKSVSSDLEPLSTPVVTSTPTCSSYLSVFTFACPELDSLTEGLDSHKGGGGITESVDLLNSPTLLAL; this is encoded by the exons ATGAGCGTTGAAGATACTCCATTTGTTCCAACAGTCACTGCAATTTCCTCTACCCCAGATTTCCAGTGGATGGTCCAGCCTACGATTATTACATCTGTCTCCCCGTCTCTGGGTAGCAAGCAAGCCAATGAACCACAAAGCTCTCACCAGGCAACACCCAAAGTGGGCGGGAACAAGGGCAAAAATGTTGTCAGAAAGGGGAAAACAGAGCAG CTGTCTccggaggaggaagagaaaaagaggataAGGAGGGAGAGGAATAAAATGGCTGCAGCAAAGTGTCGCAACAGACGGCGGGAACTCACTGATACACTGCAAACT GAGACCGATAAGCTGGAGGAGGAAAAAGCAGCCCTGGAGACGGAAATAGCCAATCTTCTCAAAGAGAAAGAGCGACTTGAATTTATCCTTGCCACACATAAACCAGGGTGCCAAATCTCAGATGAGTTGGAGTCTATTTTCCAGGAGCCCACGGGGTCCCCAGGGCTACCGCCCAGCCCGGACGAGGACAGACTTCCAGAGGATGGCACACAGGAAGCTCCTTCGCTCCAGGACATGGACATCCCCAGTGATCCGTCAACAgccatctctgggaactccaaTATCTTGCTGTGTGCCAGTGCTGAAATCAACATCTGCGATCTTGAGTCTTCTCTGGACATTAAAGAGGAGCTTCTGGAAAATATGTTGCCCAGTTTGGAGGAGAAAACCCCCATGGAGACAGCTCGATCCGTGCCTGACATAGATCTGAGCAGTTCTCTTGGGGTCTCGGACTGGGAGACCCTGTACAAGTCTGTTTCCAGCGACCTGGAGCCTCTCAGCACTCCTGTGGTGACCTCCACCCCCACCTGTAGCAGTTACCTGTCTGTGTTCACATTTGCGTGTCCCGAGCTAGACTCTCTCACAGAGGGACTAGACAGTCATAAAGGTGGAGGGGGCATAACAGAATCTGTTGATCTCCTCAACTCTCCAACTCTCCTAGCCTTATAA
- the fosaa gene encoding proto-oncogene c-Fos isoform X1, producing MDSVSPTCRTQSPVGTLFQKTPEEASSPASSLESNAKELCREMSVEDTPFVPTVTAISSTPDFQWMVQPTIITSVSPSLGSKQANEPQSSHQATPKVGGNKGKNVVRKGKTEQLSPEEEEKKRIRRERNKMAAAKCRNRRRELTDTLQTETDKLEEEKAALETEIANLLKEKERLEFILATHKPGCQISDELESIFQEPTGSPGLPPSPDEDRLPEDGTQEAPSLQDMDIPSDPSTAISGNSNILLCASAEINICDLESSLDIKEELLENMLPSLEEKTPMETARSVPDIDLSSSLGVSDWETLYKSVSSDLEPLSTPVVTSTPTCSSYLSVFTFACPELDSLTEGLDSHKGGGGITESVDLLNSPTLLAL from the exons ATGGATTCAGTTTCCCCCACCTGCCGGACACAGTCTCCTGTCGGGACCCTCTTCCAGAAGACGCCAGAAGAAGCGAGCTCTCCAGCTTCCTCCTTAGAGAGCAATGCAAAG gaGCTCTGCCGAGAAATGAGCGTTGAAGATACTCCATTTGTTCCAACAGTCACTGCAATTTCCTCTACCCCAGATTTCCAGTGGATGGTCCAGCCTACGATTATTACATCTGTCTCCCCGTCTCTGGGTAGCAAGCAAGCCAATGAACCACAAAGCTCTCACCAGGCAACACCCAAAGTGGGCGGGAACAAGGGCAAAAATGTTGTCAGAAAGGGGAAAACAGAGCAG CTGTCTccggaggaggaagagaaaaagaggataAGGAGGGAGAGGAATAAAATGGCTGCAGCAAAGTGTCGCAACAGACGGCGGGAACTCACTGATACACTGCAAACT GAGACCGATAAGCTGGAGGAGGAAAAAGCAGCCCTGGAGACGGAAATAGCCAATCTTCTCAAAGAGAAAGAGCGACTTGAATTTATCCTTGCCACACATAAACCAGGGTGCCAAATCTCAGATGAGTTGGAGTCTATTTTCCAGGAGCCCACGGGGTCCCCAGGGCTACCGCCCAGCCCGGACGAGGACAGACTTCCAGAGGATGGCACACAGGAAGCTCCTTCGCTCCAGGACATGGACATCCCCAGTGATCCGTCAACAgccatctctgggaactccaaTATCTTGCTGTGTGCCAGTGCTGAAATCAACATCTGCGATCTTGAGTCTTCTCTGGACATTAAAGAGGAGCTTCTGGAAAATATGTTGCCCAGTTTGGAGGAGAAAACCCCCATGGAGACAGCTCGATCCGTGCCTGACATAGATCTGAGCAGTTCTCTTGGGGTCTCGGACTGGGAGACCCTGTACAAGTCTGTTTCCAGCGACCTGGAGCCTCTCAGCACTCCTGTGGTGACCTCCACCCCCACCTGTAGCAGTTACCTGTCTGTGTTCACATTTGCGTGTCCCGAGCTAGACTCTCTCACAGAGGGACTAGACAGTCATAAAGGTGGAGGGGGCATAACAGAATCTGTTGATCTCCTCAACTCTCCAACTCTCCTAGCCTTATAA
- the flvcr2a gene encoding choline/ethanolamine transporter flvcr2a isoform X1: MGEDTRASQDRNAQSSLDNVPHLGAGGPDAVAQIECCSIPNGDSGSAANTRLYKKRWMIVLLFSAYSLSNAYQWIQYGIINNVMMKFYNVEAFSIDWLSMIYMLTYIPFIFPVTWLLDKKGLRVTALLANALNCAGTWIKVASANPNLFGVTMLGQLASSLAQVFILGMPSRLASVWFGADEVSTACSIGVFGNQMGIAIGFLLPPILVPNVDDINELENHIRIMFYISAGVATLIFILVVIVFQERPEIPPTQAQAHARNIPPGEYSYTASVLRLLRNKPFMLLVVTYGLNVGCFYAISTLLNQMIIEQYPGEEVNAGRIGLTIVVAGMAGSIICGIWLDKTKTYKQTTLAVYLLSLIGMLVYTFTLNLGHLWVVFVTAGVLGFFMTGYLPLGFEFAVELTYPESEGTSSGLLNCSAQIFGIIFTISQGKIIDRWGTLAGNIFLSSFLLIGTVLTGFIKSNLRRQKANLQQSEVQAVSKAKADLEGAVSHPEVLKERRF; this comes from the exons ATGGGAGAAGATACTCGGGCATCGCAGGATAGAAACGCGCAGAGTTCATTGGACAATGTGCCACATTTGGGAGCGGGGGGTCCAGATGCCGTGGCGCAAATTGAATGCTGCAGCATCCCAAACGGGGACAGCGGCTCCGCCGCCAACACGCGTTTGTACAAGAAGCGCTGGATGATCGTGTTACTGTTCAGCGCATATTCCCTGAGCAACGCGTACCAATGGATCCAGTACGGGATCATCAACAACGTAATGATGAAGTTCTACAACGTGGAAGCCTTCTCTATAGACTGGCTGTCCATGATCTACATGCTCACCTACATCCCATTCATCTTCCCGGTCACCTGGCTCCTGGATAAGAAAGGGCTGCGGGTCACAGCGCTGCTGGCCAACGCGCTCAACTGCGCCGGGACATGGATCAAGGTGGCCAGTGCCAATCCAAACTTGTTCGGGGTGACCATGCTCGGACAGCTCGCAAGTTCCCTTGCCCAGGTGTTCATCCTCGGGATGCCCTCCCGCCTGGCGTCCGTCTGGTTCGGCGCGGATGAGGTTTCCACCGCCTGCTCCATCGGAGTTTTTGGGAATCAG ATGGGTATCGCCATTGGGTTCCTGCTCCCACCCATCCTTGTGCCTAATGTGGATGATATCAATGAGCTGGAAAACCACATCAGAATCATGTTCTACATCAGCGCAGGAGTTGCCACCCTCATCTTTATCCTTGTGGTCATTG TGTTTCAAGAGAGACCGGAGATCCCTCCCACCCAGGCCCAGGCTCATGCCAGGAACATCCCCCCCGGCGAGTACTCGTACACAGCTTCTGTCTTGAGGCTGCTGCGCAACAAGCCCTTTATGCTCCTGGTGGTCACTTACG GGCTGAACGTCGGCTGCTTCTATGCTATTTCCACACTGTTGAATCAGATGATCATCGAACAATATCCT GGTGAAGAAGTGAATGCTGGGAGAATTGGGCTGACTATTGTTGTTGCTGGCATGGCGGGGTCCATCATATGTGGCATTTGGCTGGACAAGACCAAAACATACAA ACAAACCACCTTGGCCGTATATCTCCTCTCTCTGATTGGGATGCTGGTTTACACCTTCACCCTCAACCTGGGTCACCTGTGGGTGGTGTTTGTCACAGCTGGAGTTTTAGG CTTCTTCATGACAGGATATCTACCTCTGGGCTTTGAGTTTGCAGTAGAGCTTACCTATCCAGAATCAGAGGGAACCTCGTCTGGACTGCTTAACTGTTCAGCTCAG ATCTTTGGAATCATTTTCACCATCTCCCAAGGGAAGATTATTGATAGATGGGGCACTTTAGCAGGAAACATCTTCCTGAGTAGCTTCCTGCTAATAGGAACAGTTCTGACAG GATTCATCAAGTCCAACCTCCGACGCCAGAAGGCCAATCTACAACAGTCTGAGGTGCAGGCAGTGAGT AAAGCGAAAGCTGATCTAGAAGGAGCCGTCTCTCACCCTGAAGTCCTGAAAGAGAGGAGGTTCTAA
- the flvcr2a gene encoding choline/ethanolamine transporter flvcr2a isoform X4: MRFHTIDNLPIDWLSMIYFFTYIPLILPLTWLLDNGGLRHVVVVGAAFNCIRTWIKMSTANPDTFSMTFVGQFVCLVATVYILGIPSRLMSLWFGQQEVSSACSIGVLGNQMGIAIGFLLPPILVPNVDDINELENHIRIMFYISAGVATLIFILVVIVFQERPEIPPTQAQAHARNIPPGEYSYTASVLRLLRNKPFMLLVVTYGLNVGCFYAISTLLNQMIIEQYPGEEVNAGRIGLTIVVAGMAGSIICGIWLDKTKTYKQTTLAVYLLSLIGMLVYTFTLNLGHLWVVFVTAGVLGFFMTGYLPLGFEFAVELTYPESEGTSSGLLNCSAQIFGIIFTISQGKIIDRWGTLAGNIFLSSFLLIGTVLTGFIKSNLRRQKANLQQSEVQAVSKAKADLEGAVSHPEVLKERRF; this comes from the exons ATGCGCTTCCACACCATTGACAACCTCCCCATTGACTGGCTTTCCATGATCTACTTCTTCACCTACATCCCCCTGATTCTGCCTTTAACGTGGCTGCTCGACAACGGGGGCCTTAGGCACGTTGTGGTGGTGGGCGCAGCTTTTAACTGCATTAGGACCTGGATAAAGATGAGCACTGCCAACCCCGACACATTTTCAATGACCTTTGTTGgccagtttgtttgtttggtggcCACTGTTTATATCCTTGGCATCCCATCCAGACTCATGTCCCTGTGGTTTGGGCAGCAGGAGGTCTCCAGCGCCTGTTCCATTGGCGTTCTGGGAAATCAG ATGGGTATCGCCATTGGGTTCCTGCTCCCACCCATCCTTGTGCCTAATGTGGATGATATCAATGAGCTGGAAAACCACATCAGAATCATGTTCTACATCAGCGCAGGAGTTGCCACCCTCATCTTTATCCTTGTGGTCATTG TGTTTCAAGAGAGACCGGAGATCCCTCCCACCCAGGCCCAGGCTCATGCCAGGAACATCCCCCCCGGCGAGTACTCGTACACAGCTTCTGTCTTGAGGCTGCTGCGCAACAAGCCCTTTATGCTCCTGGTGGTCACTTACG GGCTGAACGTCGGCTGCTTCTATGCTATTTCCACACTGTTGAATCAGATGATCATCGAACAATATCCT GGTGAAGAAGTGAATGCTGGGAGAATTGGGCTGACTATTGTTGTTGCTGGCATGGCGGGGTCCATCATATGTGGCATTTGGCTGGACAAGACCAAAACATACAA ACAAACCACCTTGGCCGTATATCTCCTCTCTCTGATTGGGATGCTGGTTTACACCTTCACCCTCAACCTGGGTCACCTGTGGGTGGTGTTTGTCACAGCTGGAGTTTTAGG CTTCTTCATGACAGGATATCTACCTCTGGGCTTTGAGTTTGCAGTAGAGCTTACCTATCCAGAATCAGAGGGAACCTCGTCTGGACTGCTTAACTGTTCAGCTCAG ATCTTTGGAATCATTTTCACCATCTCCCAAGGGAAGATTATTGATAGATGGGGCACTTTAGCAGGAAACATCTTCCTGAGTAGCTTCCTGCTAATAGGAACAGTTCTGACAG GATTCATCAAGTCCAACCTCCGACGCCAGAAGGCCAATCTACAACAGTCTGAGGTGCAGGCAGTGAGT AAAGCGAAAGCTGATCTAGAAGGAGCCGTCTCTCACCCTGAAGTCCTGAAAGAGAGGAGGTTCTAA
- the flvcr2a gene encoding choline/ethanolamine transporter flvcr2a isoform X2 yields MGEDTRASQDRNAQSSLDNVPHLGAGGPDAVAQIECCSIPNGDSGSAANTRLYKKRWMIVLLFSAYSLSNAYQWIQYGIINNVMMKFYNVEAFSIDWLSMIYMLTYIPFIFPVTWLLDKKGLRVTALLANALNCAGTWIKVASANPNLFGVTMLGQLASSLAQVFILGMPSRLASVWFGADEVSTACSIGVFGNQMGIAIGFLLPPILVPNVDDINELENHIRIMFYISAGVATLIFILVVIVFQERPEIPPTQAQAHARNIPPGEYSYTASVLRLLRNKPFMLLVVTYGLNVGCFYAISTLLNQMIIEQYPGEEVNAGRIGLTIVVAGMAGSIICGIWLDKTKTYKQTTLAVYLLSLIGMLVYTFTLNLGHLWVVFVTAGVLGFFMTGYLPLGFEFAVELTYPESEGTSSGLLNCSAQIFGIIFTISQGKIIDRWGTLAGNIFLSSFLLIGTVLTGFIKSNLRRQKANLQQSEVQAKAKADLEGAVSHPEVLKERRF; encoded by the exons ATGGGAGAAGATACTCGGGCATCGCAGGATAGAAACGCGCAGAGTTCATTGGACAATGTGCCACATTTGGGAGCGGGGGGTCCAGATGCCGTGGCGCAAATTGAATGCTGCAGCATCCCAAACGGGGACAGCGGCTCCGCCGCCAACACGCGTTTGTACAAGAAGCGCTGGATGATCGTGTTACTGTTCAGCGCATATTCCCTGAGCAACGCGTACCAATGGATCCAGTACGGGATCATCAACAACGTAATGATGAAGTTCTACAACGTGGAAGCCTTCTCTATAGACTGGCTGTCCATGATCTACATGCTCACCTACATCCCATTCATCTTCCCGGTCACCTGGCTCCTGGATAAGAAAGGGCTGCGGGTCACAGCGCTGCTGGCCAACGCGCTCAACTGCGCCGGGACATGGATCAAGGTGGCCAGTGCCAATCCAAACTTGTTCGGGGTGACCATGCTCGGACAGCTCGCAAGTTCCCTTGCCCAGGTGTTCATCCTCGGGATGCCCTCCCGCCTGGCGTCCGTCTGGTTCGGCGCGGATGAGGTTTCCACCGCCTGCTCCATCGGAGTTTTTGGGAATCAG ATGGGTATCGCCATTGGGTTCCTGCTCCCACCCATCCTTGTGCCTAATGTGGATGATATCAATGAGCTGGAAAACCACATCAGAATCATGTTCTACATCAGCGCAGGAGTTGCCACCCTCATCTTTATCCTTGTGGTCATTG TGTTTCAAGAGAGACCGGAGATCCCTCCCACCCAGGCCCAGGCTCATGCCAGGAACATCCCCCCCGGCGAGTACTCGTACACAGCTTCTGTCTTGAGGCTGCTGCGCAACAAGCCCTTTATGCTCCTGGTGGTCACTTACG GGCTGAACGTCGGCTGCTTCTATGCTATTTCCACACTGTTGAATCAGATGATCATCGAACAATATCCT GGTGAAGAAGTGAATGCTGGGAGAATTGGGCTGACTATTGTTGTTGCTGGCATGGCGGGGTCCATCATATGTGGCATTTGGCTGGACAAGACCAAAACATACAA ACAAACCACCTTGGCCGTATATCTCCTCTCTCTGATTGGGATGCTGGTTTACACCTTCACCCTCAACCTGGGTCACCTGTGGGTGGTGTTTGTCACAGCTGGAGTTTTAGG CTTCTTCATGACAGGATATCTACCTCTGGGCTTTGAGTTTGCAGTAGAGCTTACCTATCCAGAATCAGAGGGAACCTCGTCTGGACTGCTTAACTGTTCAGCTCAG ATCTTTGGAATCATTTTCACCATCTCCCAAGGGAAGATTATTGATAGATGGGGCACTTTAGCAGGAAACATCTTCCTGAGTAGCTTCCTGCTAATAGGAACAGTTCTGACAG GATTCATCAAGTCCAACCTCCGACGCCAGAAGGCCAATCTACAACAGTCTGAGGTGCAGGCA AAAGCGAAAGCTGATCTAGAAGGAGCCGTCTCTCACCCTGAAGTCCTGAAAGAGAGGAGGTTCTAA
- the erg28 gene encoding probable ergosterol biosynthetic protein 28 codes for MSRFLNVLRSWLVMVSVIAIGNTVQSFKDHSFLSEKLYTGTPEFVNGLQARTFGIWTLLSSIIRCSCAIDIQNRTLYHITLWTFVLALGHFLSEAFIYKTAPLTIGVMAPLIVATFSIIGMLIGFQCIQEPQEEVAARQKKRN; via the exons ATGAGTCGCTTTCTGAACGTCCTGCGCAGCTGGTTGGTGATGGTGTCCGTCATTGCGATTGGAAACACCGTGCAGAGTTTCAAAGACCACAGTTTTTTGTCAGAGAAGCTCTACACAGGCACACCAGAGTTTG TGAATGGTCTCCAAGCTCGAACATTTGGCATTTGGACGCTGCTGTCGTCTATCATTCGCTGTTCCTGTGCCATTGATATCCAGAACAGAAC GCTGTATCACATCACCTTATGGACATTTGTGCTGGCTTTGGGTCACTTCTTGTCGGAAGCCTTCATCTACAAAACTGCTCCTCTGACTATCGGTGTCATGGCACCTCTCATTGTGGCAA CTTTCTCCATCATAGGAATGCTGATTGGATTCCAGTGTATCCAAGAGCCACAAGAGGAAGTTGCAGCACGACAGAAGAAGCGTAACTGA
- the jdp2a gene encoding jun dimerization protein 2 has protein sequence MQRFPLFKIYSRPSADQKKGHLLHLGSKSAVVTAESDAMPGQIPDPSVTAGSLPSLGPLAGISATTLTDKLKFGDFQEFGTMLSPLHFLDSLGKRPLVIKAERDEEDDRRKRRREKNKVAAARCRNKKKERTDYLQKESDRLEMLNSDLKAQIEELKLERQQLILMLNRHRPTCIVRTDSIKTPESEANPLLQQLEAK, from the exons ATGCAACGATTTCCACTTTTTAAAATCTACTCTCGACCCTCGGCTGACCAGAAGAAAGGACATTTGTTGCACCTGGGATCAAAGTCAG CTGTGGTCACGGCCGAGTCTGACGCGATGCCAGGACAAATCCCAGATCCCTCTGTGACAGCAGGCTCCCTGCCCAGCCTGGGCCCACTGGCTGGGATCTCAGCCACCACACTGACTGACAAGCTCAAATTTGGGGACTTCCAGGAGTTCGGTACAATGCTGTCACCTCTGCACTTCCTGGACAGTCTGGGGAAGAGGCCCCTAGTGATCAAAGCAGAG AGAGACGAAGAGGACGACAGGAGGAAACGAAGgcgagagaaaaacaaagtggcTGCAGCTCGATGtcgaaacaaaaagaaagagagaacagaTTATCTACAAAAG GAATCAGATAGACTAGAGATGTTAAACTCTGACCTCAAAGCCCAGATTGAAGAGCTGAAGCTGGAACGACAGCAACTGATCCTCATGCTTAACCGACACCGCCCCACCTGTATTGTCAGGACGGACAGCATCAAAACCCCGGAGAGCGAGGCCAACCCCCTGCTGCAGCAACTGGAGGCCAAGTGA